The following coding sequences are from one Archocentrus centrarchus isolate MPI-CPG fArcCen1 chromosome 4, fArcCen1, whole genome shotgun sequence window:
- the fam20b gene encoding glycosaminoglycan xylosylkinase, with amino-acid sequence MKLKQRMVVLCAVLLLLGLAKIFLLDGGEGSAASRRDLRAFRKMEAGLSLSRGARLTNTLQSPWEIASQWVGPREVYPEETPELAAVLTALSSARIERADVGYKGTQLKALLVLDGGQKVVFKPKRYNRDYVVEGEPYAGYDRHNAEVAAFHLDRILGYRRAPLVVGRYVNLRTEIKPVATDQLLSTFLMQGNNTCFYGKCYYCRESEPACAEGEIMEGSLTLWLPDVWPLQKHRHPWGRTYREGKLARWEYDESYCEAVKKMPPYDAGPRLLDVIDTAIFDYLIGNADRHHYESFQDDGGASMLILLDNAKSFGNPALDERSILAPLYQCCMVRVSTWNRLNLLRSGALSSAMRQALAFDPIHPVLAEPHLAALDRRLSGVIATIKQCMEAQGPDNTLIEDRMNLPHP; translated from the exons ATGAAGCTCAAACAGCGCATGGTGGTGCTGTGTGCCGTGCTCCTCCTGCTGGGCCTGGCCAAGATCTTCCTGCTGGATGGAGGTGAAGGATCTGCGGCCAGCCGGCGGGACCTCAGAGCGTTTCGCAAG ATGGAAGCCGGTCTTTCTCTGTCTCGGGGCGCTCGCCTTACcaacaccctccagtctccatGGGAGATAGCAAGCCAGTGGGTGGGCCCCAGAGAGGTGTACCCTGAGGAGACCCCAGAGCTGGCTGCTGTGCTTACTGCCCTGAGCTCCGCCAGGATAGAGCGGGCAGATGTGGGCTACAAGGGCACACAGCTCAAAGCCTTGCTGGTGCTGGATGGAGGACAGAAAGTGGTCTTCAAACCTAAGAG ATACAATAGAGACTATGTGGTCGAAGGAGAGCCATACGCAGGCTATGACAGACACAACGCAGAAGTAGCCGCTTTTCACCTGGATAG GATCCTTGGGTACAGGAGAGCACCTTTGGTGGTGGGTCGATATGTCAACCTACGAACCGAGATCAAACCTGTGGCCACAGACCAACTGCTCAGCACTTTTCTCATGCAGG GCAATAATACATGTTTCTATGGGAAGTGTTACTACTGTCGGGAGAGCGAGCCGGCGTGTGCAGAGGGGGAGATCATGGAGGGGTCATTAACCCTCTGGCTGCCAGATGTGTGGCcgttgcagaaacacagacacccGTGGGGACGCACGTACAGAGAGGGGAAACTGGCCAG gtGGGAGTATGATGAAAGCTACTGCGAGGCAGTGAAGAAGATGCCCCCATACGATGCAGGGCCAAGGCTGCTAGATGTTATTGACACAGCGATATTTGATTATCTTATTGGAAATGCTGATCGACATCACTATGAGAGTTTTCAGGATGATGGCGGTGCCAGCATGCTTATTCTGCTCGACAATGCCAAGAG CTTCGGGAACCCAGCTCTGGATGAGCGAAGCATCCTTGCACCACTCTACCAGTGCTGCAT GGTTCGTGTGTCCACATGGAACAGGTTAAACCTGCTTCGAAGTGGAGCTCTCAGTTCAGCTATGCGGCAGGCTCTGGCATTCGATCCTATCCACCCGGTCCTAGCTGAACCACACTTAGCAGCCCTGGACAGGCGTCTGTCTGGAGTTATAGCAACTATAAAGCAGTGCATGGAGGCACAGGGCCCTGACAACACTCTAATAGAGGACCGAATGAACCTACCACATCCCTAA